GAGGGCGGGGTTCGGATGCTGGTTACTGGATTGCCTCGCGATGCGCAGTTCGAGGCTTTGTTTCTTGGGGGTGGGGAATGAGCTCCTTGCTTCCTTTTGCTTTCCGAGGCCGGGTCTCGCCCCGGCAGGCGACTCACTTTCTTTTGCTTCGCCAAAAGAAAGTAAGCAAAGAAAAGGCGACCCTGCTGTCTGCGACCCTCCGCTTCGCTACGGGCAACCTGCGGTGCTCGCGTTTCGCGGGGTCTCGCAGAACTCGCTTCGCTCAAACAGCTGCGAGCCCTGATCCGCGAAACGCTGCGCTCCTCGGCGCAGCCAGAAGGGCTTTGGAGACCAACGGGCCATCGCTGCGCTCGGCCCTGGAGACCCTTCGGGCCTTCACTTTGTTCGGCTTGGATTGCTCTTTCTCCCTCTCCCTCTGGGAGAGGGTTGGGGTGAGGACATCGGCGTTCATGCAAGCGAGGCGGTGTTCCTGCGCCGTCGACCCTCTCCCCAACCCTCTCCCCAGGTGGAGAGGGAGCCCAAGCCGAGCGAAGCAAAGGCCCGATCACAAGCCGAGCGAAGCGATGGCTTGTCCGGTACCCACCCCCCTCTGGCTGCGCCGAGGAGCGGAGCGTTTCGCGGATCAGGGCCGCAGCTGTTTGAGCGAAGCGAGTTCTGCGGACCCCGCGAAACGCGAGCACCGCAGGTTGCCCCGTAGCGCAGCGAAGGGGTCGCAGACAGTGGGGTCGCCTTTTCTTTGCTTACGTTCTTTTGGCGAAGCAAAAGAAAGTAAGTCGCCCGCCGGGGCGAGACCCGGCCTCGGAAAGCAAATTCAAAAAGGCGTTCAACCCGCAGGAGCAGGTCGATGACCGACAACGCCCCCCCGCCGGAAGACGACCGCACCCGTGTCGTCTCCAGACCCGCACCGCAACAGCCAGCCACAGGCGGCGACACAAGCGCAACCGTCATCACAGCCGGCACCACAAGCCTGTCGAACGTCCCCGTCACCAGCCCCGCATCGGGAACCCACGAAGCCGGCCTCCTCCCCGTAGGCGCCCGCCTCGCAGAATTCGAAATCACCAGAGTCATAGGCCAGGGCGGCTTCGGCGTCGTCTACGAGGCCTGGGACCACGCCCTCGAACGCGTAGTCGCCATCAAGGAGTACCTGCCGACGTCGCTCTCGACAAGACAGCAGGACGGCACCGTAGTCCCCCTCTCCGAGAGACACCGCGAAACCTTCGACCTCGGCATGCGCAGCTTCATCAACGAAGCCCGCCTCCTCGCCCAGTTCGACCACCCCTCGCTGCTGAAGGTCTACAGGTTCTGGCAGGAGCGCGGCACCACCTACATGGTGATGCCCTTCTACCGGGGCGACACGCTGAGGGAAGCTCTGGTCGCGATCCCCGCAGGCGTCGACGAGGCCTGGCTCATCCGCATCATGGACGGCGTGACCCAGGCGCTCGGCGTGATGCACAACGCCAACTGCTACCACCGCGACATCGCGCCCGACAACATCATCCTGCTCGAAGGCTCCGGCCGCCCGGTGGTGCTCGACTTCGGCGCCGCGCGCCGCGTGATCACCGACAAGACCCAGGCGATCACCGTCATCCTCAAGCCCGGCTATGCGCCCATCGAGCAGTACGCCGAGATGCCCGACATGTCCCAAGGCGCGTGGACCGACGTCTACGCGCTCGCGGCCGTGATGCATGTGGCCGTATGCGGCCGCGCGCCGCCGCCGTCGGTGGCGCGGCTTTTGTCCGACAGCTATGTGCCGCTCGCGGGCAACGACATCCTGCGCCAGCGCTACAGCCTCCGGCTGCTACAGGCGATCGATGCGGGCCTGGGCGTGCGGCCCGAGCAGCGGCCGCAGTCGATGGCCGACCTGCGCGCGGCGCTCGACCTGGAAGTCGGCCACAGCATCGCGCCGACGCCGCGCACGCAGCCGCCTTCGGGCGCCCGCACGGGTGGCAACAACACCGGTTCCAACGCAAACGCCGCGACGGTGATCGCCGGCAAGAAAGCGCCGCCACCAGCGCCCCCGCCGGGAGCTGCAAGCAGCACCGGCGGTGGCAAAGGCAAGACCGTCGCGGCACTGGCTTCCGTCGCAGTCGTGGCCGCCGTCGCCGGCGGCGGCTGGTGGTGGTACCAGGGCCGCGCCGGTGGTGCGGGCAAGACGGACGTCACCACCACCGCACCGCCGCCACCGATCGACACCAAGGTCGCGCAGACACCGACCCCGCCGCCGCCACCCCCACCGCCGCCCCCTCCGGCAGCACCGCGCACGCCGCTCGAATCGCTGCAGTCGCTCGCAGCCGGCGCCGCGCCCGGCTTCGAGGTCACGGCCACCGCGAAGAAGCCCGAGGTCAACATCGGCAAGGACAAGCTCGCCTTCGAGGTCCGCAGCAAGCGCGACGGCTTCGTCTATGTGTTCCTGCTGTCCAGTGGGGGCGAGATGTTCCTGCTGTTCCCGAACCTGCTGGACAAGTACAACAAGATCACCGCCAACAGCGCGCTCTCGCTGCCGCGCGCCTCGTGGCCGATGGACGCGGGCGGACCCGCCGGCACCAACCAGTTCGCCGTGCTCGTCAGCGAACACGAGCGCGACTTCAGTGCTTCCGGCGTGCAGAACGACGGCGTGTTTCCGCAGTTCCCGCTGCCGGTGCTCTCGGCGCTCGAAGCCACGCGCGGCACCGGTCCGTCTCCGCTGCTGGGCAAGCCGACCTGCGCGCCCGGCGCCCCGTGCAACGACGTCTATGGCGTCGCGAATTTCAAAATCGTCGAGAAGTAATCGTCTGTAGACGTTGGCCCATCGGCTCGATGGCCGCTTTTTCCGGACAAGGAGACTTTCATGCATACCTCACAGTCGCCACGCTTCACCTCCACGCTGATCCGATGGGCTGCCTTCGCTGCCGTCGCATCGCTTGCCGGTTGCGCCAACCCGCCGCCGGCCGCGACCACCAACACCACGGCCGCCACCGACACGTCGGCTTCGACCACCACCAGCTCGCGCCCCGCCTCGACCGGCGCCAGCGTGGCCGGCCAGGCGCGCACCTTCTCGACCCAGCTGGCCACCTACACCGCGGTCAGCTTCGATGCGATGCCGGGCTGGTCGCGCGACGATTTCGCCGAGACCTGGCCCGCGTTCCTGGGCAGCTGCAAGGTGCTCACCGGCCGCGGCGCCGAGTGGAAAGAGGTGTGCGACCGCGCAGCCAAGGTCGACGGCAAGAACCGCAACGCCATTCGTGGCTTCTTCGAGAGCGAGTTCTCGGCCTACCAGATCCGCGACGACGACCGCAAGCCCGATGGCGTGGTCACCGGCTACTTCGAACCCGAGATCGCGGGCAGCCGCACCTACGGCGCGCCGTTCATCTATCCCGTGTACGGCCAGCCGGAAGACATGCTGTTCGCCGACGCGCGCAAGCTCCCGGCCGGCAGCGGCACGGTGGCCGCGAAGGTCGAGGGGCGCAACGTGGTCGTGCAGACGGGCCTGAGCACGCGCGACATGGGCGCGCCCGGCCTCTACGCGCTCGACCTCTCGGCCATCACCCGAGACACGCTCGA
This region of Variovorax sp. RKNM96 genomic DNA includes:
- a CDS encoding serine/threonine-protein kinase, producing the protein MTDNAPPPEDDRTRVVSRPAPQQPATGGDTSATVITAGTTSLSNVPVTSPASGTHEAGLLPVGARLAEFEITRVIGQGGFGVVYEAWDHALERVVAIKEYLPTSLSTRQQDGTVVPLSERHRETFDLGMRSFINEARLLAQFDHPSLLKVYRFWQERGTTYMVMPFYRGDTLREALVAIPAGVDEAWLIRIMDGVTQALGVMHNANCYHRDIAPDNIILLEGSGRPVVLDFGAARRVITDKTQAITVILKPGYAPIEQYAEMPDMSQGAWTDVYALAAVMHVAVCGRAPPPSVARLLSDSYVPLAGNDILRQRYSLRLLQAIDAGLGVRPEQRPQSMADLRAALDLEVGHSIAPTPRTQPPSGARTGGNNTGSNANAATVIAGKKAPPPAPPPGAASSTGGGKGKTVAALASVAVVAAVAGGGWWWYQGRAGGAGKTDVTTTAPPPPIDTKVAQTPTPPPPPPPPPPPAAPRTPLESLQSLAAGAAPGFEVTATAKKPEVNIGKDKLAFEVRSKRDGFVYVFLLSSGGEMFLLFPNLLDKYNKITANSALSLPRASWPMDAGGPAGTNQFAVLVSEHERDFSASGVQNDGVFPQFPLPVLSALEATRGTGPSPLLGKPTCAPGAPCNDVYGVANFKIVEK